A window from Luteibacter flocculans encodes these proteins:
- a CDS encoding 3'-5' exonuclease gives MARLIPSRSTCLPRMTAGEKRVSERLEQKLDDDYLLWYDVPIGLKYSKPDFVVFHPRRGLLVLEVKDWKLETIHESSKDSFTLLTDRGLVHQRNPVAQARLYALEIGVVLERDPMLRHPPESSYAGKLVCPWAYGVVLANITRRQFEDAGLGAIIPSALVICQDEFTPSVDAEALQKRLWDMFPWQFRHALTLPQIDRVRWHLFPEVRVAPGEGQFGLFDGSAKNAIHVPDLIKVMDIQQEQLARSLGSGHRIIHGVAGSGKTMILGYRCAHLAQALTRPILVLCFNKTLAARLEQILGERDLSDKVQVYNFHAWCYAQMEAYHLDKPKGKGMWERFPQVVMDGVEKGLVPRGQYGAILIDEGHDFAPDWYRLVAQMVDPETNALLVLYDDTQNIYGKAERRRFSWKSVGIDAVGHTTILKLNYRNTLEILSVAKAFIEAQSDPTSDSDDGQPTIAPESAGRRGPVPELLRADDRAGEANVIVARIREEQAHGRSLSDMAIVVRRDADALYFHEALSRAGIDARIAQKSGKSKLFQGGPTVKVVSMHSSKGLEFPLVFIPRVGQMPSEGEDAQLEARLLYVAMTRATEHVMALYDAESLHVSLLDRAIGEMRAAG, from the coding sequence ATGGCCAGGCTCATTCCGTCACGATCCACCTGCCTTCCGCGCATGACAGCGGGCGAGAAACGCGTTTCCGAGCGCCTTGAACAGAAGCTCGATGACGACTACCTGCTTTGGTACGACGTGCCGATCGGCCTCAAGTACAGCAAGCCCGACTTCGTCGTGTTCCATCCGCGGCGAGGCCTGCTGGTCCTTGAAGTGAAGGATTGGAAGCTGGAAACGATTCACGAGTCCAGCAAGGACTCCTTCACGCTATTGACTGACCGAGGCCTGGTGCATCAACGCAACCCTGTCGCACAGGCTCGGCTCTACGCGCTAGAAATTGGCGTGGTTCTGGAACGCGACCCCATGCTTCGGCACCCACCAGAGTCGTCCTACGCCGGCAAGCTGGTCTGTCCTTGGGCGTATGGCGTGGTACTCGCCAACATCACCCGCCGGCAGTTCGAAGATGCTGGACTGGGGGCGATCATTCCGTCCGCTCTCGTGATCTGCCAGGACGAATTCACGCCCTCCGTGGATGCAGAAGCGCTGCAGAAGCGTCTATGGGACATGTTTCCCTGGCAGTTCAGGCATGCGCTCACCCTTCCGCAGATCGACCGCGTGCGCTGGCATCTCTTTCCCGAAGTGCGCGTCGCACCAGGTGAAGGCCAGTTCGGCTTGTTCGATGGATCGGCAAAGAACGCCATCCATGTTCCAGACCTCATCAAAGTCATGGACATCCAGCAGGAACAATTGGCGCGCTCGCTCGGTAGCGGTCATCGCATCATTCATGGCGTGGCGGGCTCGGGCAAGACGATGATTCTCGGCTATCGCTGCGCGCATCTGGCGCAGGCGCTGACGCGTCCCATTCTGGTGCTCTGCTTTAACAAGACGCTGGCAGCGCGGTTGGAACAAATTCTTGGCGAGCGCGACCTGTCAGACAAGGTGCAGGTCTACAACTTCCACGCGTGGTGCTACGCGCAGATGGAGGCCTACCACCTCGACAAGCCCAAGGGCAAAGGCATGTGGGAGCGTTTTCCACAGGTGGTGATGGACGGCGTGGAGAAGGGACTGGTGCCACGCGGTCAGTACGGCGCCATCCTGATCGACGAAGGTCACGATTTCGCGCCCGATTGGTATCGCCTCGTCGCTCAAATGGTCGATCCCGAGACTAATGCGCTACTGGTCCTCTACGACGACACCCAGAACATCTATGGCAAAGCGGAACGTAGACGTTTTTCCTGGAAGAGCGTCGGCATCGATGCCGTCGGACACACCACCATCCTGAAACTCAATTACCGCAACACTCTGGAAATCCTCTCGGTCGCCAAGGCCTTCATCGAGGCGCAATCCGATCCAACGTCTGACAGCGATGATGGTCAGCCAACGATCGCACCGGAAAGCGCCGGCCGCCGCGGCCCCGTACCCGAACTGCTGCGCGCCGACGACCGCGCAGGCGAGGCGAACGTCATCGTGGCGCGCATTCGCGAGGAACAAGCCCACGGCCGTTCCCTGTCCGATATGGCGATCGTGGTACGTCGCGATGCCGATGCGCTGTATTTCCACGAAGCGCTATCCCGCGCCGGCATCGATGCACGCATCGCGCAAAAGAGCGGCAAGTCCAAACTCTTCCAGGGCGGACCTACCGTGAAAGTCGTCAGCATGCACAGCAGCAAGGGACTGGAATTCCCGCTGGTCTTCATTCCCCGCGTCGGCCAGATGCCCAGCGAAGGCGAAGACGCTCAGCTCGAAGCACGACTGCTTTATGTCGCCATGACGCGTGCGACCGAACACGTCATGGCGCTTTATGACGCGGAATCACTGCACGTGTCGTTGTTGGATCGGGCTATTGGGGAGATGCGTGCGGCGGGGTGA